A section of the Rhizobium sp. Pop5 genome encodes:
- a CDS encoding IS110 family transposase yields the protein MEENSVTFIGLDTSKLKISVAVADGERNGEVRFFGDISSEPASVASMVNKLSKRGAKLHFCYEAGPTGYGLYRQIVELGHDCVVVAPSLVPKRVGDRVKTNRRDAVSLARLHRAGELTAVWVPDEAHEAIRDLVRAREAANGALKQARQQLQSFLLRHGRIYTGRTPWTRAHTRWLARQTFDHPAHHILLAEYCQAIEDAGVRLDRLTELVVETAASWSMAPVVAAYQSMRGVAFMTAVTFVVEIGDVRRFDNPRQLMAYLGLVPSESSTGARIKRGGITKAGNARVRRVLIEGAWTYRFPARVSPKIQTRLEGLPRTVREIAWKGQVRLCARYRKLMAAGKPKVITVTAIAREMAAFLWAIGQEVAPTAKG from the coding sequence ATGGAAGAGAATAGCGTAACTTTCATCGGCTTGGATACGTCGAAGCTGAAGATTTCAGTGGCGGTTGCGGATGGAGAGCGCAACGGCGAGGTGCGGTTTTTCGGCGACATCTCCTCGGAGCCGGCGTCGGTGGCATCGATGGTCAACAAGCTTTCCAAGCGTGGAGCCAAGCTTCATTTCTGCTATGAGGCAGGTCCGACCGGTTACGGTCTTTACCGGCAGATTGTCGAACTGGGGCATGACTGCGTGGTGGTGGCGCCGTCGCTGGTGCCCAAGCGAGTGGGCGACCGGGTGAAGACCAACCGCCGGGATGCCGTCAGCCTGGCGCGCCTGCACCGCGCGGGCGAGTTGACCGCGGTCTGGGTTCCGGATGAAGCTCATGAGGCGATCCGCGACCTGGTGCGGGCGCGCGAGGCTGCCAACGGCGCGTTGAAGCAGGCACGCCAGCAACTCCAGTCTTTTCTCCTGCGCCACGGCCGGATTTATACCGGTCGCACCCCATGGACGCGCGCCCATACAAGATGGCTGGCACGCCAGACCTTCGATCACCCCGCCCACCACATCCTGTTGGCGGAATATTGCCAAGCCATCGAAGATGCCGGCGTACGCCTGGACCGGCTGACCGAGTTGGTGGTGGAGACTGCAGCATCCTGGTCGATGGCCCCGGTTGTGGCCGCCTACCAATCGATGCGCGGCGTTGCATTCATGACGGCGGTTACCTTTGTCGTCGAAATCGGCGATGTCAGGCGCTTTGACAATCCTCGTCAGCTGATGGCCTATCTCGGTCTCGTGCCATCGGAGAGCTCAACCGGCGCACGGATCAAGCGGGGCGGGATCACCAAGGCGGGCAACGCAAGGGTGCGTCGGGTCCTCATCGAAGGCGCCTGGACGTATCGCTTCCCCGCACGTGTAAGTCCGAAGATCCAGACCCGGCTAGAGGGATTACCGAGGACAGTTCGAGAGATTGCCTGGAAAGGCCAAGTGAGGCTTTGCGCGCGGTATCGCAAGCTGATGGCGGCAGGCAAGCCGAAGGTCATCACAGTCACTGCCATTGCTCGGGAAATGGCAGCATTCCTGTGGGCGATCGGGCAGGAGGTCGCACCCACGGCAAAAGGCTAG